CGGACGAGGCGGCTTCGGCATCTCGAAATGCGTCCGATGTGGTGCGTCGTGGCGTAGACAGCTTCCAAGGGCTTGGTAGCGCCGCCGACCAGATCGGTTCGATCGCCGGAATGATCCAAGGCATCGCCGAACAAACCAACCTCCTAGCACTCAACGCCACCATCGAATCAGCTCGTGCCGGCGAAGCGGGACGCGGCTTCGCTGTGGTTGCCAATGAGGTGAAGGAACTAGCATTACAAACAGCAAGGGCGACCGAAGACATCAATCAAAGGATCGTCGAACTGCGAAGCATGTCGACCAACGCGATTCATGAAATTTCGTCGATCAACCAAGTGATCGATTCGGTGGATGACATTACCCAGCAGATCCGAAACGCCGTGCGAGAGCAAAACATCGCGACAACCGAAATCTATCAAAACGTTGAACAGACATCCGCAGCTGTCAGCGCCGTTGTCGCAGCAATCGGACCGACGGCAGTCAAAAAGCTCCCGCCGCGTGCTTATTAATAGGCATCCGGCCAGTGCTTCGTTCCAACTCGATTTTAGGATTAGCCGCATGGCGTTAGCCACAGTTTCAGTGCAATAACCGGGACTATCACCCGTCGGCTGATGACCCGAACCCGATTTTAGGATTAGCCGTATGGCGTTAGCCACAGTCTCAGTGCAATAACCGGGGCTAACGCCCATCGGCTGATGTCCCGAACCCGCTCGATTTTAGGATTAGCCGCATGGCGTTAGCCACGGTTTCAGTGCAATATCCGAGGCAAACGCCCGTAGGCTGATGACCCGAACCCGTATTTTCATATCGAACGACGCACTAGTCCCAATCGATGCGACTTCGCGTTGTCAGTCCACCATCAACGTACTCGTTTCACTCGTTCAGATCTCTGTTCGAAGAAACCGTGTTGTCGGCAGTTGTGAAAAAACTTGTGCCTGATTTGCAGCATCACTAGACTGGGGCTGTCCTACCTCACCCCAGTTCATCGAAGCAGTGCGGCATTCCGCCGACGAACGACACTGCATCGAGAGCCTCGCCGCTTCAAGCCAACACCATGCACCGTCATCGTGCCCCAGTCGCACTGATGCTCCTCCTCGCCGCGTTGATCCCTTCGATCAGTGTCGCCGAAGACCGAACATCAACCAACGCCAAGGCACCCGACTTCATTCGCGACGTTCAGCCCATCCTTGGACAGAAATGCGAACGATGTCATGGCGACCGAGTTCAAAAGGGTGAACTGAACCTCGCGTCTCTTGCCGGTATTCGAACCGGTGGTGAATCGGGCGATCCTGCGATCGGCGAAACTCTCGATGAAAGCCTACTTTGGTATTTGGTCGAAAGCGACCAGATGCCTCCAGATGGTGCGTCTCCACTGACCGACGATCAAAAGTCCGTCCTGCGTGATTGGATTCAATCGGTTGACTTGGCCGAACTGGCCGATGACAGCGATGCCGCCCTGAATCAGCACGACGTCTTGCCGATCGTGTTGCTTCGCTGCGTGACCTGTCATGGCGCGCAGCGGATCGATGGCGGACTGGACCTGCGAACGGTCGAAACAATGAAAACCGGTGGCACGTCCGGACCGGCGATCATCGCTGGCGATCCAGATCACAGCTTGATGATCCAACGAATCGAAAGCGAAGCCTGTCCTCCAAGCGACCTACTGTTAAAGTTTTTTGTTCGTCGCCCATCATCAGCTGAAACGACAACCATTCGTGAATGGATCGCCCAGGGTGCAGTCGAACTGCCGATCGAGCCCGATGTCGCTGACGGAACGACGGATGCATTGGTAACCGATTCTGATCGCCAACACTGGGCGTTCCAGAAGATCAATGACGAAACAGAAAACTGGAAACACGACTCGATTGACGGCTTTGTTCAGCACCGATTGAACGAGCAAGGGCTACAGCTTTCTAAACAAGCCGATCGCGACACGCTGATTCGACGAGCGTATTTTGATTTGATCGGCCTGCCACCGACACTAAAGGACCTCGATCGCTGGCGCAACAATCCTGCCGATGATTGGTATGCACAGCTCGTCGATGAGCTGCTCGATTCGCCTCGTTATGGTGAACGCTGGGGACGCTACTGGCTTGATTTAGCTGGCTACGCGGATTCCGAAGGCGGCATCTCTGCAGACCCCTTGCGACCAGTGGCATGGAAGTACCGAGACTATGTCATCGGGGCATTCAACGAAGACAAACCGTATGACAAGTTTCTCATCGAGCAACTCGCTGGCGACGAATTGGTTGACTACCAAAACGCGACCGAGATCACCGACGAGATGGTCGATCACTTGATCGCAACTGGCTTTCTACGAATGGGCATCGACGAAACAGGATCACGGACGATGAACTTCGTTCCCGAACGGTTAAAAGTGATTGGTGACGCGATCAATGTAGTTAGCACTTCGTTGATGGGGCTAACGATGGAATGTGCACGCTGCCACTCACACAAATACGACCCCATTCCTCAACGCGACTACTATCGACTGAAAGCCATCTTTCAGGGTGCTCTCGATGAGCACGACTGGCATAGCTTCAAGACTCGCAAGATCAACCTCGGCACAGAACAACAACGTGAACTGGCCGCTAGGATCAACCCGCCTCTTGAAAAGCAAGTCAAACGCCTGCAATCGCAACAGAAGGCGCTCGTCAAACAAGTCCAACTCGACCTGCTTCGACATCACTATCCGGACCAGACGGAGCAGGACAACGAGACGACGATCAAGGCACTGCGAATCGCAGACAACAATCGTACATTGCCACAACGAACTCTCGTCGAAAAGCTTCAGCAAGCAGAATTACTGCCCGACGATCAGCAACCCGAATCGGTTCTTCAAGGACGACAAACGATCGAATCGCTTCGTCAACAAATCAACCAAATCCGGCAGCAGATGGCACCGACGTTGCAGATCCGTGCCCTTTGGGATCAGGGGCGACCTTCACCGACTTATCTTTTGCAACGTGGCGAACACACCAAACCGGGGCGTTTGGTCGGGCCAGGTGTTCCGGCAGTCCTAACCGATGGAAAAACCCAATTCACTCCGATCCCTCCCTTTCCCAATGGAACGGCAAAAACGGGACGGCGTTTGGCCTTCGCACAATGGCTTACCAACCCCGACCACCCGTTGACCGCTCGCGTCATGGTGAACCGAATCTGGCACCATCATTTCGGTCGCGGGATCGTCACAGACTTGGGGAATTTCGGCCGGCAAAGCCCGCCTCCGTCTCACCCCGAACTACTTGATTGGTTGGCAACACAGTTTGTCCAAAACGGTTGGAGCGTCAAACAGATTCATCGCCTGATAATGAACTCCGAAACCTATCGACAAACCAGCCGAGTTGACGAACAGCTTCACCAAGCTGATCCACAAAACAAATTCTTATCGCGAATGAATATGCGGCGTCTCGATGCCGAAGCATTGCGTGATTCGCTGCTGTTCGTCAGCGGAAAATTAGACGAGCGTGCCGGAGGCATTCCGGACACCGTCTCCGTCGATCGCGACGGCTTGGTCAGCGTCGATCCCACTGAAAATCGAATGTGGCGACGCAGCGTCTATCTACAATTTCGCCGAACAGAAATCCCGACGATGATGGACACGTTCGACTATCCGCCGATGGGCCCCAATTGCCTCACGCGCAACGTTTCAGTTGTCTCGCCACAAGCGTTGATGTTGATGAATAACGGCCAAGTCTACGAACTCGCCAAGGCATTCGCTGATCGTGTTCAAATCAACTCCCCCAAAGACATCCGATCGCAGATCACAACAGCCTACGCGATGTTGCTTTCCCGGTCCCCCAGCAAAGACGAGATGCGGCTTTCGATCGAAACGATTACAGAGCTGGAAAACCTTTCCGATGGTGATCGGCAAAATGCCTTGGAGACCTATTGTCATACGTTGTTCAATTCTGCAGCCGCGTTGTATGTCGATTAATTCAGTCTATCGATTCGCACGTTAGCGTTGACCTGTCTCTGCCGCTCGCCAACGTTCTCGCTTAGCAAAATCTTCATTACACAAACCACGTAATTCAGTGTCCCCATCAAAGCATCCCACCCTGACGCGTCGGCGATTGTTTTCCCGAGCTGGCGAGGGTGTTCTTGGAGCAGCGCTGGCACAGCTTTTATGCGATGACTACATCGGCCGTTCGCAGGTCCTTGGGAATGAACTGATCCATCAGCCGCAGCCAGAACCCGGCGGCCACAACCTTCGTCCAAAGTCGCCCCATCATCCGCCGAAGGCCAAAGCGGTTATTCAGTTGTTCATGAACGGCGGGCCTAGCCAAATGGATTTATTCGATCCCAAGCCGGTCTTAAACCGGATGGACGGAAAACCGTATCCCGGCAATCCCGAAGATGTCGGCAACTTTGGCACCACCGGCATCGGTGTGATGATGGGAGGCCGATATCGGTTTGATCGCCATGGACAGTCCGGCCTTTGGATGGCTGACCCGCTGCCGCATACGGCAAAGATGGCCGATGACTTGTGCATGATCAACTCGATGTGGACCGATCATCCCAACCATGACAACGCCTTATACAAAATCCACAGCGGCCGATTGTTCATGGGCTACCCAACGCTCGGCGCCTGGACGGCTTATGGATTGGGTTCTGAAAACCAAAACTTGCCTGCCTATGTCGTGCTTAGTGATCCGTTGGGGATGCCTAAAAACGGGACGCGCAATTGGACATCCGGATTCCTGCCCCCGGTCTACGCGGGCACACCGTTTCGTCCGACAGGATCGCCGATCCTGCACCTAAAACCGCAATATGACCAACCATCACCGGTCACCCAAAGCGCTCGGCAACTGCTCCAGCAACTCGATCAGATCCACCAACGGCAACGCCCTTTCCAACCGAACTTAGAATCGCGTCTTGAATCCTATGGACTGGCCGCGCGGATGCAACTTTCAGCAAGCGAGGCTCTCGATTTGTCTCGTGAAAGTCGTCAAACGTGGGAGATGTATGGGATCGACAAAGCTCCGACCGACTCGTACGCGCGACGTTGCTTGCTGGCGAGGCGACTCGTCGAACGCGGTGTTCGATTCATCCAAATATTCTTGGAAGAGCAGCCTTGGGATAGCCATGTTGACTTAGGCCCCAATCATCGCGCGGCCTGTGAAAGAACCGATCGTCCCGTTGCAGCTTTGCTGAAAGACCTAAAACAACGCGGGCTACTGGACAGTACCCTGGTGATCTGGGGAGGCGAATTTGGGCGCACCCCGACAACGCAAAAGACGGGCGATATTTACACCGGGCGCGATCACAACATGCAAGCGTTCACAAGCTGGATGGCGGGCGGGGGCGTCCGCGGGGGCATGGCCTATGGAGCCACCGATGACTTTGGACACCAGGTGACCGAAAATCCTGTTAGCGTGCATGACTTTCACGCAACGATCTTGCACCTACTGGGGCTTCATCACCAAGAGCTATTCTTTGTTCGCAGCGGATTAGAAGAGCGGCTCACCGGTGTCGAAGAACCTAACGTTGTCACCGACATCATCTCTTAAGGATGTCTTAAAGTACCCGGCACGCTCCGTCGTGCCGACTCCAACGCTATAACCACCACCCGAAAAACCATGCCCGGCATCACAGAGACTGTGATGGGTACTTTCGACATAGTACCCGGCACGCTCCGACGTGCCGACTCACTCAACCACTTCCCCCTAAGGCATGGAAACCTGCGTCGGACTCATCAAGTACCCGATCAGATCACGAACCTGCTCATCCGAAAGTGTTGTCAACAATCCATCAGGCATCGGTGACAACGGTGTCACACGGATCTGCTCGACCGAATCCATCGAGATAGTCTCTTTCTGTGATTGCGTTTGAATCACCAACGTCTTTTCATTCTTGGAAACCACCAACCCGTTCAGCACCCGACCATCGTCGAGCAAGACAATTGACATCCGATGGTCTTTCCCAACGACGGCACTCGGATCCAGAATATTCTCAAGCAGATAGTCCAAGCTAGATCGCTGAGCGCCGGTCAGGTCGGGCCCAATATTCTCGCCTTCGCCGAATAACCGATGGCACTGCGAGCAAGTCTTCTTGAACAAGGCTCGACCTTGCGAAAGGTTCGCGTTTGACAGTTCATATTTCGTCAATGACGCTTTCATGTCGTCGATCTTGGCTCGACGGTCCGCGGGTGAATCACGCAACGTCCCCCAACGTTCGGCAAGTTTCTTCGTCAAGTCATCCTGGCCAAACGCGATGATTTGTCTCGCATGAAATGCAGAGACATCGCCGCGATCGATAGGGTTCCGATCTGCATCAAGCCGGTCCAAAAGCGCGTCCGCGAAACTCGGACGCGAAACCAAAATCTCGATCACCGCGGGACGGTCATTGGGATGAAAACGACGATACATCTGAGTCAACTTGATCCCCACCGTAGGATCATCGAATTGTGAAAGCCCCTTCGCAGCGACCGCGTTCAACTCACGCTGATCGAGCAGCGACTCGCAGATTTGACGCAGATCACTTGGCTTGGCATCGATCAGCGATTGAAGCGCCGACACTCGAGTCTTCAGCGGCGTGCGTGACGACTTGGCCAAGTCACGTAGTTCATCAAGAGCCCGACCGTCGCCAAACAACAAATTCAATCGCCGGACCAACTGCGGGTCCGACTGCGCCGCCTTGGACTTCGCAAAGGTCGACCAGGAATCAGGTACGTCGACTTTATGCCAGCCTTCATAGGCCTCACCCATTCCGGCGAGAACCTGTTGCTGCATGGAAAGAGGAAATGAGTTCGCCAGCGTCAGCAGATGATTCAGTGCGGACGGATGCTCACCGACTTTTGTAGCGACCGCCCGAGTTGACCAGCGAACGATCTTGGGGATCCTGCAATCTGATATCGCAGCGACCAGTTGCTCGGGATACCTATCTGCAACCGGCATCAGCCCAAACCAAATCATCGCGGGCAAATCGCGGTCGCTTGCAAATTCGTCGCGACGAATCAATTCAATGGCCAACGACAATCGTTGATCAACAGGCAAACGCTGTAGCGTCGACGCCAGCGTTGACAAGACCAGCCCGGAAGGGTCATTGGCAGCCAGTTCGATAAAAGCTTGGCGGGTTTGTGGGTCATCGGGATAGACGGTGTCTTTCATCGGCCCTCGAAACGTATCCAGCGGCCAACGGTCAGTTAGCAGCCGAATGGCCCAAGTCCGCAGGTGCTCATCCTCGTTTGTCAGAAGCGAGCGCAATCGCTCTGGCGAAGTTTGCCCGGCGATGTAGTCACGCCAAAGGTTGTGCAGTGGCCCCGTTCCGGTGAGACAAGCAGGCTTGGTCAGTGGCGTTTGAAGATCGGGTGCGCCTTCATAGCGAATCTTATAGATCCGACCGCTAGTTCGGTGCACACCGGTATGGTCATGGCACTCGCCGGTATCACTCCAGTCCAATACATAGGCGTCGCCATCGGGACCGGTACTGATTTCCAGACCGCGAAAGAAAGGGTCTTTACAGATAAAAAAGTCTGGCTCATGGCTGCCGACATATCCTGCACCGACGCGTCGTAGCGTTTCCACATTGCATCGCAAACCGTGCATGTTCAATGTGAACAGTTTGTTCTGATACTGCACGGGCCACTTCCCGGCTTGATAGATCATCATGCCGATGTGTGCGTGACCTCCACCGAGTTCATTTGCCGCGCCGTCGCGACTTTCCTGCCATGACCCGTTGCGATCGTAGTGATAGTGATCGGCGATCATATCCAATCGTTCGTAAACCAAGGGATTGGGACTTTCGCCAAACGACTCGATGAAGTGCGCCCCTGGCATGCAGTGCCACAGGTGACCAATGACGGTATTGATAAAGAACAGCTCGCCGTCGGCATCCCAGTCATGCCCCCACGGATTGACGGTCCCGTGGGTCAAGACTTCGACCGTTTTCCAATCGGGATGGTATCGCCAGATGCCACCATCAATCGGCACACGTTTTTCTTGTGGCGTTCCCGGTAGCCCAATTTCGCCTGGGCACGAGTGTCCAGAGCGACCGTACAACCAACCGTCCGGTCCCCAGCGCAGGCCATTGGCAAAGTTATGGTAGTTCGCGTCAGCAACCGTAAAGCCATCCAGTACAACCTGTGGCGGGCCATCGGGCACATCGTCTTGATCCGCATCGGGAATGAACAACAACTGTGGTGGGCACATCAACCAGACACCGCCTCGGCCAGTTTCGACGCTGGTTAGCATCTGAACTTTGTCGGTGAAGACTTTTCGCGAATCAGACTTTCCGTCGCCATCTTCGTCGTGCAAGATCACAACGCGATCGCGCAGACTGAGATCGAAATGCTGATTGCGATCTGAATACGTGTAGTTCTCCGCGACCCACATTCTTCCGCGATCGTCCCATGCCATCGCAATCGGATTCTGTACCTCCGGTTCACTGGCAAATACCGTCGACGAAAACCCTGCCTGCAAAGCCATCGCCTTTGCTGCCTCTTCGGCCGGCATCGGTGAAGCGTCGCGGTCGGCTTCGTTGTTGTAGATTTCTGGAAAGTCGTCCGCTTGGATGTTTTGAAAACTCGCCAGCGATAGACAAGTCACGACAACGGTGACGCATCGCAATCGCAACGCTGAAAAGCCAGCTCGCTTGAAAAAGCCTGCTGAAGACAGAATTGTGTTCACGGCAGAAAGCTCGACCGGAAAGGAAGGGGGTAGGAAAAGTGCAGAACAGAGTCAGTCACGTTTTTAACTCTGAAAACAAAGTCTTCGAAAATTGTGACCAATCGGCGGCAAGCAACGATCTTCGACTCGGGTTGCCGACGGAGCAGCGAACAGTTTAACCGCTTCACCGGTACCACGCTCGGCCATCATCACCGCATCGACAATCGCGATCGAGTGCCAACGTTTCGCCCAACCAGAAAAACTTGAGTAGCGTCAAACCTGACGAGCTCGCCCCTCGCAATGGTGATTTGAGGAGCAACGGACAAGAAATACTTAGGGGAATCTTCCGCAATCGGTTATCATCCAGGTTGGAGCCGACTCGGGTTCCCGCTGTCACGACCACCAGATTTTGGACCGTGAACGCGCCCGCCTTTGATACTCGCCCGCCTCATTTGCCGTCCTCGCGATTTCTGCCAGCAATGACGATGCACCGTCTCGCCTATTTTGTTGCCTTTGCAATCGGTAGCTTCCTTTCCGGAATGCCCGTCCAGCTATCAGCCGACGAACCGATCGATTTCAATCGTGACATCCGCCCGATTCTGTTTGGAAAATGCGTGACTTGCCACGGCCCCGATGAAGAGGAACGCGCTGCCGGCTTGCGTTTAGACACTGCCGAAGGCGCCCACGAAGACCTTGGCGGGTACGCCGCAGCGATACCGGGCCAACCTGAAGATAGCGAAATCATCGCACGCGTCACGACTGATGACGACGACATGCTGATGCCTCCTGCCGACAAGGGCAGTCGATTGACCGAATCCGAGGTCGCATTGCTGAAAGCATGGATCTCGCAAGGTGCAAAATACGACATGCACTGGTCGTATCAGAAACCAACGCGTCCGGCTCTACCGTCAGTCAAACGACTCGATTGGCCAGCCACGCCTATCGATTTTTTCACGCTCT
This is a stretch of genomic DNA from Stieleria sp. JC731. It encodes these proteins:
- a CDS encoding PVC-type heme-binding CxxCH protein, producing MNTILSSAGFFKRAGFSALRLRCVTVVVTCLSLASFQNIQADDFPEIYNNEADRDASPMPAEEAAKAMALQAGFSSTVFASEPEVQNPIAMAWDDRGRMWVAENYTYSDRNQHFDLSLRDRVVILHDEDGDGKSDSRKVFTDKVQMLTSVETGRGGVWLMCPPQLLFIPDADQDDVPDGPPQVVLDGFTVADANYHNFANGLRWGPDGWLYGRSGHSCPGEIGLPGTPQEKRVPIDGGIWRYHPDWKTVEVLTHGTVNPWGHDWDADGELFFINTVIGHLWHCMPGAHFIESFGESPNPLVYERLDMIADHYHYDRNGSWQESRDGAANELGGGHAHIGMMIYQAGKWPVQYQNKLFTLNMHGLRCNVETLRRVGAGYVGSHEPDFFICKDPFFRGLEISTGPDGDAYVLDWSDTGECHDHTGVHRTSGRIYKIRYEGAPDLQTPLTKPACLTGTGPLHNLWRDYIAGQTSPERLRSLLTNEDEHLRTWAIRLLTDRWPLDTFRGPMKDTVYPDDPQTRQAFIELAANDPSGLVLSTLASTLQRLPVDQRLSLAIELIRRDEFASDRDLPAMIWFGLMPVADRYPEQLVAAISDCRIPKIVRWSTRAVATKVGEHPSALNHLLTLANSFPLSMQQQVLAGMGEAYEGWHKVDVPDSWSTFAKSKAAQSDPQLVRRLNLLFGDGRALDELRDLAKSSRTPLKTRVSALQSLIDAKPSDLRQICESLLDQRELNAVAAKGLSQFDDPTVGIKLTQMYRRFHPNDRPAVIEILVSRPSFADALLDRLDADRNPIDRGDVSAFHARQIIAFGQDDLTKKLAERWGTLRDSPADRRAKIDDMKASLTKYELSNANLSQGRALFKKTCSQCHRLFGEGENIGPDLTGAQRSSLDYLLENILDPSAVVGKDHRMSIVLLDDGRVLNGLVVSKNEKTLVIQTQSQKETISMDSVEQIRVTPLSPMPDGLLTTLSDEQVRDLIGYLMSPTQVSMP
- a CDS encoding PSD1 and planctomycete cytochrome C domain-containing protein encodes the protein MHRHRAPVALMLLLAALIPSISVAEDRTSTNAKAPDFIRDVQPILGQKCERCHGDRVQKGELNLASLAGIRTGGESGDPAIGETLDESLLWYLVESDQMPPDGASPLTDDQKSVLRDWIQSVDLAELADDSDAALNQHDVLPIVLLRCVTCHGAQRIDGGLDLRTVETMKTGGTSGPAIIAGDPDHSLMIQRIESEACPPSDLLLKFFVRRPSSAETTTIREWIAQGAVELPIEPDVADGTTDALVTDSDRQHWAFQKINDETENWKHDSIDGFVQHRLNEQGLQLSKQADRDTLIRRAYFDLIGLPPTLKDLDRWRNNPADDWYAQLVDELLDSPRYGERWGRYWLDLAGYADSEGGISADPLRPVAWKYRDYVIGAFNEDKPYDKFLIEQLAGDELVDYQNATEITDEMVDHLIATGFLRMGIDETGSRTMNFVPERLKVIGDAINVVSTSLMGLTMECARCHSHKYDPIPQRDYYRLKAIFQGALDEHDWHSFKTRKINLGTEQQRELAARINPPLEKQVKRLQSQQKALVKQVQLDLLRHHYPDQTEQDNETTIKALRIADNNRTLPQRTLVEKLQQAELLPDDQQPESVLQGRQTIESLRQQINQIRQQMAPTLQIRALWDQGRPSPTYLLQRGEHTKPGRLVGPGVPAVLTDGKTQFTPIPPFPNGTAKTGRRLAFAQWLTNPDHPLTARVMVNRIWHHHFGRGIVTDLGNFGRQSPPPSHPELLDWLATQFVQNGWSVKQIHRLIMNSETYRQTSRVDEQLHQADPQNKFLSRMNMRRLDAEALRDSLLFVSGKLDERAGGIPDTVSVDRDGLVSVDPTENRMWRRSVYLQFRRTEIPTMMDTFDYPPMGPNCLTRNVSVVSPQALMLMNNGQVYELAKAFADRVQINSPKDIRSQITTAYAMLLSRSPSKDEMRLSIETITELENLSDGDRQNALETYCHTLFNSAAALYVD
- a CDS encoding DUF1501 domain-containing protein; the encoded protein is MSPSKHPTLTRRRLFSRAGEGVLGAALAQLLCDDYIGRSQVLGNELIHQPQPEPGGHNLRPKSPHHPPKAKAVIQLFMNGGPSQMDLFDPKPVLNRMDGKPYPGNPEDVGNFGTTGIGVMMGGRYRFDRHGQSGLWMADPLPHTAKMADDLCMINSMWTDHPNHDNALYKIHSGRLFMGYPTLGAWTAYGLGSENQNLPAYVVLSDPLGMPKNGTRNWTSGFLPPVYAGTPFRPTGSPILHLKPQYDQPSPVTQSARQLLQQLDQIHQRQRPFQPNLESRLESYGLAARMQLSASEALDLSRESRQTWEMYGIDKAPTDSYARRCLLARRLVERGVRFIQIFLEEQPWDSHVDLGPNHRAACERTDRPVAALLKDLKQRGLLDSTLVIWGGEFGRTPTTQKTGDIYTGRDHNMQAFTSWMAGGGVRGGMAYGATDDFGHQVTENPVSVHDFHATILHLLGLHHQELFFVRSGLEERLTGVEEPNVVTDIIS